The segment CTTGGAACGAGTGTGATAACTGTTTTTGAGATTTACTTCAATTTTTGCAGGTTTATATCTACCTTTCACAATCTTTTTTATTTCCTTTACTGTTACTATTTTTCTTCTTAGTTGCATCTGTGCTTTGCAATATTCCAACCATCTATGTATGTGCAAGTGGTCGTGTGTACtgtgtatatgtgtatgtgtgtgtgttttaatgtcaaaattttagaatggaaCACAAATACAACCTAAAGTAGCAATGTATTTACTGATGCACTGTATGatgttgtgtatgtgtgtgtatgtgagtggttgtgtgtgtggctatctatatatatgttgttgtGAAAACTTTCAAAGTAGGTCAAAATTGCATtctaaaatagaaattttttactATTAAGGTTTCATTTTCATGCCAAAACTATGAAAATATTACACACACAAATgattaatctttttttttcttcaaaaactgTTTTATGATTCATTTGAATATTTTCTTTTCTGTAATGATATATATTAAATAGAAATGTGTGATTCAATTTTATCTGGAAGTCATGCCTTAAGagttctgttttatttttttatatctcTTTTATGTTCATTTTATTATGATATTGGTTGGTTGGTTGTAGCAGGTTCCTGGTGTCGCATAATTCACATACACAATATTTCCTAAAAACGAAATGATTCCAGTCACCGTATCACAATTAACAAAGCTTCATTAAGAGCTTATGGATGAATTCCTTCATTAGATGACATATCCACTTTACACGAGTTATATTTTTTCAATGCTAAAAAGGTCTTCGACCCACAAATTAATGAAGggaatcaaaagtctcaatctAACACCAATTTAAAAACAACGAAATCTTGGAAATGCTCTCAAGAGAAGACGGATGGACGCAGGTATGCCGGAAAAGGCCTCAGTCACGGAGAGAACAACGGCCGGAAGAAACGACCTTCTTCGTCACCAACATTCCAGATGGCACAACAAAGGCGGAATTTCGAACGATCTTTTCATCCTTTGGGAAACTTTCAGACATCTACTTTGGCGAGAAAAAAGGCAAAAACAGGAAGAATTTTGGTTTCATTCGGTTTCTTGAAGTCGATTATACGCAGGAGATGGAATCAAAACTAAATGGAACAAGATGCAGAAACAACGTACTGGAGATAAACATTGAAAGACACGGCCGAAAAACTATCACTCGGGACTCCTGCCTACCACAACATCACCGGCCCCCACATTGAAAAGAACCTAGACACGATCAAGATACACAAGAATGATCAACGAATGGAATCAAGAAATTTTGGCGAAGTTACTTTCGCTGATATACTACGTGGGGAAAAACAAGATCAAGGTATACAACAGTCAACTCCGCCTTCTCCACCACATATTCTTCCTACTCACCTTCAAGTTGACAATGATATGGAACGTTGGATTCAAAAAAGTACACTCATAGGTGAAACAATGTCATTGTCTCATTTAGGCCACCTCCCTGCTTTAATGGCAATCCATAGTGACATTACAGTTGATGTAAAATAAAGGAGGGATTTGGATATTATTGGGTGACTTCAATGTGGTGCGTCGCTCGGATGAAAGATTTAACTCTATTTTTTGTGCTAGATCGGCTAGAGACTTCAACCATTTCATTCATGAAAACGGTCTCATTGACATGAGAATGGGGGGACATAGATTTACATATTTTTGAAATGGAGATCTCAAAATGAGCAAGTTGGATCGTTTCCTCGTCTGTCCTAAGTTCGTTGATCTTGTTCCATCGGCGACCGTCACTGCCTTACCTAGAGAAATTTCTGACCATTGCCCGATTCTTCTTTCCTCTTCATGGTGTGACTTTGGACCTCCCCCGTTCAAAATGTTTAACGCATGGCTGTCAAGAGAAGGGTTCGAGAAGGTCTTCATTAAAGCTTGGAATGATTTTGCTGGTTATGGTACCCCAAACTTGTACTTAAATGCCAAACTTAAACATATAAAAGAGGCACTTCAAGCATGGAGAAGAACAGACTACTCAAAAGAAGAGGCAAAGCTAAAAAGACTTAAAGATGAGGTTCACAAACTTGATATGGATGCTGAAAACAGTGTATTATCTGCAGAGGAGCTTGAAACTAGAAGGGTTGGTTACAAAGACATTATTGAAATGGAAAAGACGGTTGTGATGGATGCTAGACAGAAATCAAAAATTCGATGGGCGATGGACGGAGATGAAAATTCAAAGCTTTTCCATGGAttcattgtgacaacccgaagttatcCATCGCTGGAACCCAATTCGCCCGTAAGACCCGTTTTTAGCAATTCGTTTccaattttgtaattaaattaagttattaatttgAAAGTATTATTATGGCTTAATGAGTGTCCCAACAGATTTAGAACTCATTTTAGCACCTCATTCTAgttattggaaaaattttagaatcaaccatatcgggttacagcAACTttatcgggtgtgaccaaaagccacgtctaacgtcggtatcgggtagaattccgccgtgtccaaatcttagacactatttaaagatgtttaacctttcatttgaagctttttccctctctcactagtctctctctctaacctctctcctcaaaccaaagaactaggtccaaaaacatcaatATAAGGCTCAAATCCATTAAGGTAACTTCTCTAACTCATAGTATAGCACCataggccttcaaattcgtgtttaaaactTGGAAAAGGACCAtcttcatgagtttacggacatggatcatgcttgggccgtaaactcaaataaaatgggtttttatgcctttaaacccctccaaaccaattttgggacttagatacgactatatggctaaccaattcggacttagaacaccctaatcatcatttttgaggagtaaacaggagtttactgcccaagaacatgcttgggccgtaaactcatctccaaggggagtaaactccttctaaggtgttaaattgccattTATACACCTTCTAAGCCTTGAACAAAAATCTAGAAGCAAACATGAACAACTTAGAAGCCTAAAACATAAAGAAATCACCCctctaaggagttcacggccataaggggagtcatgggccgtaaactcctaaaatcatgtcaaatgatgcccaaaTTTCACCCCTAGACTTGTAAAATAACTtggaatcacttgtgattaattaTGGACCACTAAGAAAACATTTTGGGCAtgtatatatgagtttacggccgtaaacatgtattttactgccgtaaactcctcaaatggtccctaAATTGCTTAAAACACTTCTCCATGCCTTGAAACCAACCCTAGAATTTTCCTTCAAGTGATatgaagccattttgcaccatagaacaccccaccatgagtttacggatgtaaactcatggggaagggtacattagggccgaaaactctagtatgagtttactcttgaagagtaaacaccatatccaagccttatgtgtcctcaaatgccacccgggtccttccaaacacttgtaatggagtgtttccgcaactagaagtgtatgtccctaaaaaataaattaatcaagtcctaattagatacaaatgtgtatcttttcataatacataggaatcttgtgcgtttgcaaacccagaactgacgtttaggatccaaactgacgcgtttttcaatcggtgagttcataccctacttttttttcaatggtttttcaatgttttcagggggggaatacaagcaaaagtacaagaatgtcttgtacttaaattcattatttcatttaacAAACGGTTTAACTTATGGAATTGTTCTTCGAATCTaattcaattcttattatatagtgttataTTTTGTACTTCACAATTGAGTTGTTCACACATTAACTGATAGAAGTCATAGAACATTTGTatttgtccttaataaaacacctaggttCGAGTGTGAAGGACAAGCATCATTAGAACTTAGtcagtcatagatactacttcccctagatacgagagtaaagagtaatcttaaagattggagacacgtcctttgtaacacttcccttggcacgagagagtggaggactatccctgtaaccagaatctctagaagggagaacgtgacttgcgtgtatagatctatacgggactgactatcccgcacctggctgctagctacagccgaaccgcaaggtttaagggtgacaaaagtcataaaaagatactaACCACGgctcgagtcatatctagtctgaagtatggttaaggactcgcaatcaagattatgaacactttgcacgtatttattagttttatatattaattaaaactaatgtacaatTAAAGGTAATCAGACTTTCAGGAGACTCCACACACACACCttgagtatggtagatacttgtacattactttcAGATTCGGTAACAATTCACACACATTTAGGAAAAtttgggattttcctggggaaacatttgtatataaccagaaacgtgtaacaaaccagataactaaactttacatttcactagggtaaacatgttttcagtgtacatccttacattacattttgggatttaataaccaacttttaagaaaatatgggattttcttggtgtgtaacattttcagaaatggaaaggaacttgtacaatttaagaaaacaaaaccgcttatgaactcaccagctttatgctgattttcaaactgcttgtattctcaggtccatattagacaggtacccagcgatccttttggcgaaggcGAAGtatgtagaagacacgtctttacttttgttcatatgttatgtatatgtataacacatgtaatcctttgttttcagacaatgtaaataaATCTATGTagtgtaaagttttgtgtttactatgcttactatgtacattggttgcgatattcatgatgtcct is part of the Lactuca sativa cultivar Salinas chromosome 7, Lsat_Salinas_v11, whole genome shotgun sequence genome and harbors:
- the LOC111902872 gene encoding uncharacterized protein LOC111902872, producing MLSREDGWTQVCRKRPQSRREQRPEETTFFVTNIPDGTTKAEFRTIFSSFGKLSDIYFGEKKGKNRKNFGFIRFLEVDYTQEMESKLNGTRCRNNVLEINIERHGRKTITRDSCLPQHHRPPH